From Bacillus pumilus, one genomic window encodes:
- the fmt gene encoding methionyl-tRNA formyltransferase, with amino-acid sequence MARIVFMGTPDFSVPVLQTLITEGYEVVGVVTQPDRPKGRKRVLTPPPVKVEALKHGIPVLQPEKVRLDEEIDKVLSLKPDLIVTAAFGQILPKRLLDEPQFGCINVHASLLPELRGGAPIHYAILQGKKKTGVTIMYMVERLDAGDMISKVEVEIDELDNVGTLHDKLSVAGAALLKDTVPNVLSGSISPIPQNEEAATYAPNIKREQERLDWTKTGEELYNQVRGLNPWPVAYTEWNGAHLKVWEAKKVPLQVQEEPGKVIELQKEGPVIGTGNKQGLLLTGVQPAGKKKMSGEDFLRGANIEIGQKLGLMNEEK; translated from the coding sequence ATGGCACGTATTGTATTTATGGGAACCCCTGATTTCTCAGTACCTGTGCTGCAAACACTCATAACAGAAGGATACGAAGTTGTCGGGGTCGTCACGCAGCCAGATCGCCCAAAAGGCAGAAAACGAGTACTCACACCGCCTCCTGTGAAAGTAGAAGCCTTAAAGCACGGCATTCCTGTACTGCAGCCTGAAAAGGTGCGTCTTGATGAAGAAATTGATAAAGTGCTTTCATTAAAGCCCGATTTAATTGTAACGGCGGCATTTGGACAAATTCTACCAAAACGATTACTGGATGAACCTCAGTTTGGCTGTATCAATGTTCATGCCTCACTGCTGCCAGAACTAAGAGGCGGCGCGCCGATCCATTATGCGATCCTTCAAGGTAAAAAGAAAACAGGCGTCACCATCATGTACATGGTGGAACGACTCGATGCAGGGGACATGATCAGTAAAGTAGAAGTAGAAATCGACGAATTAGACAATGTCGGTACATTACATGACAAATTAAGTGTAGCAGGCGCCGCATTGCTGAAAGATACTGTGCCAAATGTTCTGAGCGGATCTATTTCTCCAATTCCGCAAAATGAAGAAGCGGCAACGTACGCACCTAATATAAAGCGAGAGCAAGAAAGGTTAGACTGGACAAAGACCGGAGAAGAGCTTTACAACCAAGTTCGCGGCTTAAATCCATGGCCAGTTGCCTATACTGAATGGAACGGGGCTCATCTAAAAGTATGGGAAGCGAAAAAAGTTCCACTTCAAGTGCAAGAAGAACCTGGGAAAGTGATTGAGCTTCAAAAAGAAGGTCCGGTCATTGGAACTGGGAATAAGCAAGGCCTTTTATTAACAGGTGTGCAGCCAGCTGGTAAGAAAAAAATGAGCGGCGAAGACTTCTTAAGAGGCGCAAATATCGAAATTGGACAGAAATTAGGGTTAATGAATGAAGAAAAGTAA
- a CDS encoding Stp1/IreP family PP2C-type Ser/Thr phosphatase: MLIRAAFLTDTGKVRQHNEDDAGIFEAKEDSLLAVVADGMGGHLAGDVASKMAVSSLKEYWEKTSSIPEKPADQESWLISKISDINDQVYEHAKNNEECQGMGTTIVCALVHLQTVTIAHIGDSRCYLLREGALTQLTDDHSLVNELVKTGEISKADAEYHPRKNVLTKALGTDKRVQIDARTFEVDPGDQILLCSDGLSNKVEEENLIHILTQTNAPDEKVTELIQTANDNGGEDNITAVLLEISSQPEEGDSKC, translated from the coding sequence ATGTTGATAAGGGCAGCCTTTCTTACCGATACAGGAAAAGTCCGTCAGCATAATGAAGATGATGCAGGTATTTTTGAAGCAAAAGAAGACTCACTTCTCGCTGTTGTAGCAGACGGCATGGGAGGTCATCTTGCTGGTGATGTCGCCAGCAAGATGGCAGTCTCTTCTTTGAAAGAATACTGGGAAAAAACATCTTCAATTCCAGAAAAGCCAGCCGATCAAGAAAGCTGGTTAATCTCAAAAATCAGTGACATTAATGACCAAGTATATGAACATGCGAAAAACAATGAGGAGTGCCAAGGAATGGGGACGACCATTGTGTGTGCGCTCGTTCATTTGCAAACGGTCACAATTGCGCATATTGGAGACAGCCGCTGCTACCTGCTAAGAGAAGGAGCGCTGACCCAATTAACGGATGATCATTCACTTGTGAATGAACTTGTGAAAACAGGTGAAATTTCAAAAGCGGATGCAGAATATCATCCAAGAAAAAATGTGCTCACGAAAGCATTAGGAACAGATAAACGTGTTCAAATTGATGCACGCACCTTTGAAGTGGACCCAGGAGATCAAATCCTGCTTTGCTCAGATGGTCTATCGAATAAAGTAGAAGAAGAGAATTTGATTCATATTTTAACGCAAACGAACGCACCAGATGAAAAAGTAACAGAGTTAATTCAAACAGCGAATGACAACGGCGGTGAAGATAACATTACAGCAGTACTGTTAGAAATCTCCTCCCAGCCAGAGGAGGGTGACAGCAAGTGTTGA
- the rpmB gene encoding 50S ribosomal protein L28, whose amino-acid sequence MARKCVITGRKTKAGNNRSHAMNSTKRTWGANLQKVRILVDGKPKRVYVSARALKSGKVERV is encoded by the coding sequence ATGGCACGTAAATGCGTTATTACAGGCAGAAAAACAAAAGCTGGGAACAACCGTTCTCACGCAATGAACTCTACAAAACGTACATGGGGCGCGAACCTTCAAAAAGTTCGTATTCTAGTGGACGGTAAGCCTAAAAGAGTATATGTATCAGCTCGAGCTTTGAAATCTGGTAAAGTTGAGCGTGTATAA
- a CDS encoding thiamine diphosphokinase: MHIHIVAGGPFEYIPPLEHEASQKDILWIGVDRGTLFLLEQGIIPAKAFGDFDSVTEEELRELKEKLPALNVFQAEKDETDLELALNWALSQHPAHIYIYGITGGRADHFLGNIHLLYKGIQHKQNITLVDKQNIIQMFEPGTYEIKEDQDKKYVSFLPFGTPVEKLTLKGFKYPLKNCHIEPGSTLCISNELIHSNGTFSFHEGILIMVRSKD, translated from the coding sequence ATGCACATACATATCGTAGCCGGCGGTCCTTTTGAATACATTCCGCCACTTGAACATGAAGCATCACAGAAGGATATTCTCTGGATTGGCGTAGACCGTGGAACCCTCTTCTTACTAGAGCAAGGCATCATCCCTGCCAAAGCCTTTGGTGATTTTGACAGTGTGACAGAAGAAGAGCTTCGGGAGCTGAAAGAAAAATTGCCTGCCCTGAATGTATTTCAAGCTGAAAAGGATGAAACCGATTTAGAGCTTGCACTGAACTGGGCACTGAGTCAGCATCCAGCACATATTTACATCTACGGTATTACGGGAGGAAGGGCTGATCATTTTCTAGGAAATATCCATCTTCTTTACAAAGGGATTCAGCACAAGCAGAATATCACCCTTGTAGACAAACAAAATATCATTCAAATGTTTGAACCTGGTACATACGAAATAAAAGAAGATCAGGATAAAAAATATGTGTCGTTTCTACCCTTTGGAACACCGGTTGAAAAGCTGACATTAAAAGGTTTCAAATATCCTCTGAAAAATTGTCATATTGAGCCTGGTTCCACACTATGTATTAGTAACGAACTCATCCACTCAAATGGTACTTTTTCTTTTCATGAAGGCATATTAATAATGGTAAGAAGCAAAGATTGA
- the pknB gene encoding Stk1 family PASTA domain-containing Ser/Thr kinase, protein MLIGKRISGRYQILRVIGGGGMANVYLAEDMILDREVAIKILRFDFASDDDFIRRFRREAQSAASLDHSNIVSIYDVGEEDDIYYIVMEYVEGMTLKEYIHANGPLHPKEAVRIMEQVVAAMEEAHAKQLVHRDIKPHNILIDNMGNIKVTDFGIAMALSSATITHTNSVLGSVHYLSPEQARGGLATKKSDIYSLGIVLYELISGRMPFEGESAVSVALKHLQSEPPSVRRWNPSVPQSVENIILKAMAKDPFYRYEDASEMQKDLKTAFDPARLKEKRFVIEEDHEATKAIPIIQDHLIDQDNEKTAVHPAQKPKKKEKQKPKKKRKKWPWIVASILFILTAATILAITVFPGLLFPKDVEVTDVSGMTVEKAEDALKKAGFTVASESIEIADEKIEKGLVVKTDPKIGTKVKEGTEIQLYESTGKEKTELPDVTGEKVDKAKEILEKKGFKQVVVEEVNDNDTESGIVMEQNPSANTELVAADEEVTLTVSIGPADITLRDLTTYSKQAASNYLEDNGLKLDEKEAHSDDVPKGEVMKQEPGAGTAVKPGDTVKITFSLGPKEKPAKTVTEKIAIPYEPETEGQEMNVQISIDDAEHSISDSYESFTITAPTERTIKFKIEPGQKGYYQVTVDDKVVSSKTIEYPDDE, encoded by the coding sequence GTGTTGATCGGAAAAAGGATCAGCGGCCGTTATCAGATTCTTCGCGTCATAGGCGGAGGCGGAATGGCAAACGTCTATTTGGCGGAGGATATGATTTTAGATCGCGAAGTAGCGATTAAAATTTTGCGGTTTGACTTTGCGAGCGATGATGATTTTATTAGACGATTCCGGCGGGAAGCGCAATCAGCTGCAAGCTTAGATCATTCGAATATTGTCAGCATCTACGATGTAGGGGAAGAAGATGACATTTATTATATTGTCATGGAATATGTCGAGGGGATGACGCTGAAAGAATACATACACGCCAATGGCCCGCTTCATCCGAAAGAAGCCGTTCGCATCATGGAGCAAGTCGTTGCGGCGATGGAAGAAGCCCATGCGAAACAGCTCGTCCACCGTGACATTAAGCCTCACAATATATTAATAGACAATATGGGGAATATCAAAGTCACTGATTTTGGGATTGCCATGGCACTCAGCTCAGCGACCATTACCCATACAAATTCTGTCCTAGGCTCCGTGCACTATTTGTCTCCAGAACAAGCACGCGGAGGTCTTGCAACGAAAAAGTCAGACATCTATTCGCTTGGGATTGTGCTTTATGAACTCATCTCAGGACGCATGCCATTTGAAGGGGAATCGGCTGTCAGTGTCGCACTGAAGCATTTGCAATCAGAGCCTCCATCTGTGAGGAGATGGAATCCTTCTGTTCCACAAAGCGTGGAAAACATCATTTTAAAGGCGATGGCCAAAGATCCATTTTATCGATATGAAGATGCATCTGAAATGCAAAAAGACTTAAAAACCGCTTTCGATCCAGCCAGATTAAAAGAAAAACGCTTTGTCATTGAAGAAGACCATGAAGCAACGAAAGCGATCCCAATCATTCAAGATCATCTAATCGATCAAGACAATGAAAAAACAGCTGTCCACCCGGCTCAAAAACCGAAGAAAAAAGAGAAACAAAAGCCGAAAAAGAAACGAAAAAAATGGCCATGGATTGTGGCATCCATCTTATTTATATTGACTGCTGCGACAATTTTAGCCATCACTGTGTTTCCAGGGCTGCTTTTTCCAAAAGATGTGGAAGTCACAGATGTATCTGGCATGACGGTTGAAAAAGCAGAAGATGCCTTGAAGAAAGCTGGGTTTACCGTCGCTTCGGAGTCAATAGAGATCGCTGATGAGAAAATTGAAAAAGGTCTCGTCGTCAAAACAGATCCGAAAATCGGCACAAAGGTCAAAGAAGGAACAGAGATTCAGCTTTACGAAAGTACTGGCAAGGAAAAGACCGAATTACCTGATGTTACAGGCGAAAAGGTCGATAAAGCAAAAGAAATATTAGAGAAAAAAGGGTTTAAACAGGTCGTTGTGGAGGAAGTGAATGATAATGACACCGAATCTGGGATTGTCATGGAACAGAATCCATCAGCGAATACAGAGCTTGTAGCAGCAGATGAGGAAGTCACGTTGACTGTCAGCATAGGTCCTGCCGATATTACATTACGTGATTTAACGACGTATAGTAAGCAGGCGGCATCGAATTATTTAGAGGATAACGGATTAAAGCTTGATGAAAAAGAAGCGCATTCTGACGATGTGCCAAAAGGCGAGGTCATGAAGCAGGAACCAGGAGCAGGAACTGCTGTTAAACCAGGTGATACGGTTAAGATTACATTCTCTCTTGGACCGAAGGAAAAACCAGCCAAAACGGTGACTGAAAAGATTGCGATTCCTTATGAACCAGAAACGGAAGGGCAGGAGATGAATGTCCAAATTTCCATTGATGATGCGGAGCATAGCATCTCTGATTCATATGAAAGCTTTACAATCACTGCGCCGACTGAGCGGACCATTAAGTTTAAGATTGAACCAGGTCAAAAAGGATATTATCAAGTGACGGTTGATGATAAAGTCGTAAGCTCTAAAACGATCGAATACCCTGATGATGAATAA
- the rpe gene encoding ribulose-phosphate 3-epimerase: MVYIAPSILSADFANLEKDIRDVEQGGADYIHIDVMDGHFVPNMTFGPNVVEAIRPHTRLPLDVHLMIEQPDRYIPAFAKAGADIISVHVEACPHLHRTIQHIKEQGVKAGVVLNPHTPVSHIEHVLEDVDLVLFMTVNPGFGGQAFIPSVLTKVKEVKALSEQKGLTDLLIEIDGGVNVETAKSCREAGANLLVAGSAVYGKDNRAAAIQAIREA, from the coding sequence ATGGTTTATATTGCCCCTTCCATTTTATCAGCAGATTTTGCCAATTTGGAGAAAGATATCCGTGATGTGGAACAAGGCGGTGCGGATTACATTCATATCGATGTCATGGACGGTCATTTTGTACCGAATATGACATTTGGGCCAAATGTCGTCGAAGCGATTAGACCGCATACGCGTCTTCCGCTTGATGTTCACTTAATGATTGAGCAGCCAGACCGGTATATTCCTGCATTCGCAAAAGCAGGCGCTGACATTATTTCTGTTCATGTGGAAGCTTGTCCGCACTTACACCGAACAATACAGCACATTAAAGAACAAGGTGTAAAAGCAGGGGTCGTCTTGAATCCTCACACACCTGTTTCTCACATTGAGCATGTATTAGAGGATGTGGACCTTGTGTTATTCATGACGGTGAATCCTGGTTTTGGGGGACAGGCATTTATTCCATCTGTCCTCACGAAGGTAAAAGAAGTAAAAGCACTGAGTGAACAAAAGGGCTTAACCGATTTACTGATAGAAATAGACGGCGGTGTCAATGTAGAGACTGCAAAGAGCTGCAGGGAAGCAGGCGCTAATTTACTTGTAGCGGGCTCTGCGGTATACGGTAAAGACAACCGCGCAGCAGCTATCCAGGCAATTCGAGAAGCGTAA
- the rlmN gene encoding 23S rRNA (adenine(2503)-C(2))-methyltransferase RlmN: MTEQKVRKELKTDMPSIYSFELHEMKEWLKEQDEKPFRAAQIFEWLYEKRVTSFDEMSNLSKDLREKLKDQFTITTLKTVIKQTSQDGTIKFLFELHDGYTIETVLMRHEYGNSVCVTTQVGCRIGCTFCASTLGGLKRNLEAGEIVAQVLKVQQALDETDERVSSVVIMGIGEPFDNFEEMLAFLKIINHDNGLNIGARHITVSTSGIIPKIYQFADEQMQINFAVSLHAPNTEIRSRLMPINKAYKLPKLMEAIEYYIQKTGRRVSFEYGLFGGVNDQVHHAEELADLLKGIKCHVNLIPVNYVPERDYVRTPREQIFLFEKTLKERGVNVTIRREQGHDIDAACGQLRAKERQEETR; the protein is encoded by the coding sequence ATGACAGAACAAAAAGTAAGAAAAGAACTGAAAACAGATATGCCGTCGATTTATTCATTTGAGCTTCACGAAATGAAAGAATGGTTAAAAGAACAAGACGAAAAGCCTTTCCGCGCAGCTCAAATTTTTGAGTGGCTTTATGAGAAACGTGTGACATCCTTTGATGAAATGTCTAACCTCTCCAAAGATTTAAGAGAAAAATTAAAAGATCAATTTACTATCACAACTTTAAAAACCGTGATCAAACAAACGTCTCAGGACGGAACGATCAAGTTTTTATTTGAACTGCATGATGGCTATACAATTGAAACAGTGCTTATGCGTCACGAATATGGAAACTCTGTCTGTGTCACAACTCAGGTTGGCTGTAGAATTGGCTGTACATTCTGTGCATCTACACTTGGCGGTTTAAAACGAAACCTTGAAGCGGGAGAAATCGTTGCACAAGTATTAAAAGTGCAGCAGGCACTTGACGAAACAGATGAGAGGGTCAGCTCTGTTGTCATCATGGGAATTGGCGAACCGTTTGATAACTTTGAAGAAATGCTTGCCTTCCTTAAAATCATCAACCATGACAACGGCTTAAATATTGGTGCACGTCATATTACAGTTTCGACAAGCGGAATCATTCCAAAGATCTATCAATTCGCTGATGAGCAAATGCAAATCAACTTTGCTGTATCTCTGCACGCACCGAACACAGAGATCAGAAGCCGCCTGATGCCGATCAATAAGGCATATAAGCTGCCAAAATTAATGGAAGCCATTGAATACTACATTCAAAAGACGGGTAGACGTGTCAGCTTTGAATACGGCCTGTTTGGCGGAGTAAATGATCAAGTTCACCATGCGGAAGAACTTGCAGACCTATTAAAAGGAATCAAGTGCCACGTAAACCTCATTCCGGTGAACTATGTACCAGAGAGAGATTATGTGAGAACACCTAGAGAACAAATCTTCCTATTTGAAAAAACGCTGAAAGAACGCGGCGTAAACGTAACGATTAGACGAGAGCAAGGCCATGACATTGATGCTGCTTGCGGTCAGCTAAGAGCGAAGGAGCGTCAGGAAGAGACGAGGTGA
- the def gene encoding peptide deformylase, producing the protein MAVKPIVIHPAEVLEQKAEPVDTFDKKLKKLLDDMYDTMLELDGVGLAAPQIGISQRMAVVDIGEEPGRIDLVNPEVLEVKGSQTDIEGCLSFPSLYGTVERPSYVKVKAFDKKGKPFTIEAEGFLARALLHEIDHLDGILFTSKTIQTYTEKELAEMEG; encoded by the coding sequence GTGGCAGTAAAACCAATAGTCATACATCCGGCAGAAGTACTTGAACAAAAGGCAGAGCCTGTTGATACGTTCGATAAAAAGCTCAAAAAACTGCTTGATGATATGTATGATACAATGCTTGAGCTAGATGGAGTCGGACTAGCAGCACCACAAATCGGCATTTCACAAAGAATGGCTGTTGTCGATATCGGAGAAGAACCTGGCAGAATTGATTTAGTGAATCCCGAGGTTCTTGAAGTGAAAGGAAGTCAAACAGATATTGAAGGCTGCCTGAGCTTTCCATCTTTATATGGCACAGTAGAAAGACCGAGCTATGTGAAGGTAAAAGCCTTTGATAAGAAAGGCAAACCATTTACAATAGAAGCAGAAGGATTTTTAGCAAGAGCCTTATTGCACGAAATTGATCATTTAGACGGCATATTATTCACGTCGAAAACCATTCAAACCTATACAGAAAAAGAACTTGCGGAAATGGAAGGGTGA
- the spoVM gene encoding stage V sporulation protein SpoVM — protein sequence MKFYTIKLPRFLGGIVRAMLGSFKKD from the coding sequence ATGAAATTTTATACAATCAAACTGCCTAGATTTCTTGGCGGCATTGTCCGTGCGATGCTTGGTTCATTTAAGAAAGATTAA
- the rsgA gene encoding ribosome small subunit-dependent GTPase A, with amino-acid sequence MPEGKIIKALSGFYYVLDESQESGKVVQCRARGIFRKNKITPLVGDYVVYQADNDKEGYLLEVKERTNELVRPPISNVDQAVLVFSAAEPTFSTSLLDRFLVLVEANHIEPIICITKMDLLKTDEERETIMAYADDYRQIGYEVHLTSTIEGDGIEKLTPHFHNKITVFAGQSGVGKSSLLNAMSPELALKTDDISSHLGRGKHTTRHVELIRTADGLIADTPGFSSLEFTGIEAEDLGLYFLDIRDRSADCKFRGCLHVKEPGCAIKDAVEHDQIKEYRYQHYLEFLTEIKDRKPRY; translated from the coding sequence ATGCCTGAGGGCAAAATTATAAAAGCATTAAGCGGATTCTACTATGTGCTGGATGAATCGCAAGAGAGTGGAAAAGTGGTTCAGTGCAGAGCGAGAGGCATCTTTCGAAAAAACAAAATTACACCTCTTGTTGGCGATTACGTCGTGTATCAAGCAGACAACGATAAAGAAGGCTACTTATTAGAAGTAAAAGAACGGACAAACGAACTTGTTCGTCCGCCTATTAGTAATGTTGATCAAGCGGTACTTGTTTTCTCAGCAGCAGAACCAACTTTTAGTACATCACTTTTAGACAGATTTTTAGTGCTTGTTGAAGCCAATCATATTGAGCCGATTATCTGCATCACTAAAATGGACTTATTGAAAACAGACGAAGAGCGTGAAACGATCATGGCATATGCAGACGACTATCGGCAAATTGGCTATGAGGTTCATTTAACCTCTACGATTGAAGGAGATGGCATTGAGAAGCTGACTCCGCACTTTCACAATAAAATTACGGTATTTGCCGGTCAGTCTGGTGTAGGCAAGTCCTCTCTTTTAAATGCGATGAGTCCTGAATTGGCGCTGAAAACAGATGATATCTCATCCCATCTCGGACGAGGAAAGCATACGACAAGACATGTCGAACTCATTCGAACAGCAGACGGGCTCATTGCAGATACTCCGGGCTTTAGCTCGCTTGAATTTACTGGCATCGAAGCAGAAGATCTAGGTCTATACTTTTTAGATATTAGAGACCGAAGTGCAGATTGTAAATTTCGAGGCTGCCTGCACGTGAAAGAGCCTGGGTGTGCGATAAAAGATGCGGTCGAGCATGATCAAATCAAAGAGTATCGTTATCAGCATTATTTAGAGTTTTTAACTGAAATCAAAGACAGAAAGCCGAGGTACTAA
- a CDS encoding Asp23/Gls24 family envelope stress response protein — MSIELRTKYGQIDISNEVIAMVAGGAAIDCYGIVGMASKNQIKDGLTDILRKENFSRGVLVRQKEDRIHIDMYIIVSYGTKISEVAHNVQTKVKYTISHTVGLSVDSVNIYVQGVRVTNP, encoded by the coding sequence GTGTCCATTGAACTTAGAACGAAATACGGACAAATTGATATATCAAATGAAGTCATTGCAATGGTGGCAGGAGGCGCTGCGATCGATTGCTATGGTATTGTTGGGATGGCGTCCAAAAATCAAATCAAGGACGGCTTGACGGATATTCTCCGCAAAGAGAACTTCAGCCGGGGTGTTCTTGTGCGTCAAAAAGAAGACCGCATTCATATTGATATGTACATCATCGTCAGCTACGGTACAAAAATATCAGAAGTCGCACATAATGTTCAAACGAAAGTCAAATATACGATTTCTCACACAGTTGGACTTTCTGTTGATTCGGTCAACATTTATGTACAAGGAGTAAGAGTTACGAACCCGTAG
- the rsmB gene encoding 16S rRNA (cytosine(967)-C(5))-methyltransferase RsmB — MKKSNVREVALDALIKLEQNQAYSNLLLQSVMKDKDLADQDKPLLTELVYGTLQNKLALDYMLAPFVKKPQKVASWVMQLLRMSLYQMVYLEKIPDRAAIHEAVELTKKRGHKGISSLVNGVLRSVQREGVPAFDDIKDPVKRLSIETSHPLWLVQEWVQSYGFEAAESMCRIHLVPPKQTLRVNRMKTGRAALQQELLDAGIETELGDLSEDALKLMKGSIVSTPSFQEGYVTIQDESSMLVARALDPQPGETVLDACAAPGGKSTHIAERMNDEGQIVSLDLHEHKVKLIKQAAKRLNLTQIEAKALDARKAKDYYSEASFDRILIDAPCSGFGVIRRKPDMKYTKSPEDSARLAAIQQAILKEAAPLLKPGGTLVYSTCTMDPTENQQVIHAFLQEHQDFEPDLSLNERLPEQVAPFVQNGSVQILPHYFGTDGFFICSMRKKG; from the coding sequence ATGAAGAAAAGTAATGTGAGAGAAGTAGCGCTGGACGCTTTAATCAAACTTGAACAAAACCAAGCTTACAGTAATTTGCTTTTGCAGTCAGTCATGAAAGACAAAGACTTGGCAGATCAGGACAAACCGCTCTTAACAGAGCTTGTGTACGGTACACTGCAAAATAAGCTGGCATTAGATTATATGCTGGCACCATTTGTGAAAAAACCGCAAAAGGTGGCTTCATGGGTCATGCAGCTTTTGCGAATGTCTCTTTATCAAATGGTCTACCTTGAAAAGATTCCAGACCGTGCAGCCATCCATGAAGCAGTTGAGCTAACGAAAAAGAGAGGGCACAAGGGCATTTCTTCACTTGTGAACGGCGTTCTTCGTTCCGTGCAAAGAGAAGGTGTTCCGGCTTTTGATGACATCAAAGATCCGGTCAAGCGGCTTTCAATTGAGACAAGCCACCCATTATGGCTCGTGCAGGAATGGGTTCAGTCGTACGGATTTGAAGCGGCAGAAAGCATGTGCCGCATTCATTTAGTACCGCCAAAGCAAACCCTCCGTGTCAATCGAATGAAAACCGGCCGCGCGGCATTGCAGCAAGAACTGCTGGATGCTGGAATCGAAACGGAGCTCGGCGACTTATCTGAAGATGCACTCAAGCTGATGAAAGGGTCCATCGTTTCAACCCCTTCTTTTCAAGAAGGCTATGTGACCATTCAAGATGAAAGCTCAATGCTTGTCGCAAGAGCACTAGACCCTCAGCCGGGAGAAACAGTGCTTGACGCCTGTGCGGCTCCAGGCGGAAAATCAACACATATCGCAGAGCGTATGAACGACGAAGGACAAATTGTTTCACTTGATTTACATGAACACAAAGTGAAACTCATCAAACAAGCAGCAAAACGCCTGAACCTTACTCAGATTGAGGCAAAAGCGCTTGATGCGAGGAAAGCGAAAGACTATTACAGCGAAGCTTCATTTGACCGTATTCTGATTGATGCGCCGTGTTCTGGTTTTGGCGTCATCAGACGAAAACCAGATATGAAATATACTAAGTCTCCAGAAGACTCAGCAAGGCTTGCTGCTATTCAGCAGGCAATTTTAAAAGAAGCAGCTCCGCTTTTAAAGCCTGGCGGAACCCTTGTATATAGTACATGTACAATGGACCCAACAGAAAATCAACAAGTGATTCATGCGTTTTTACAAGAACACCAAGACTTCGAACCCGATCTATCTCTTAATGAACGGCTGCCTGAGCAGGTTGCTCCGTTTGTTCAAAACGGAAGTGTACAAATTCTTCCTCATTATTTCGGAACAGATGGTTTCTTTATTTGCAGCATGAGAAAGAAGGGATAA